The Dehalococcoidales bacterium genome includes a region encoding these proteins:
- the mtnA gene encoding S-methyl-5-thioribose-1-phosphate isomerase, whose translation MSSGKNGGAKPANAAYQPIAWLGDRLRILDQTRLPGEEIYLELESYRAVAAAIMELKIRGAPAIGIAGGYAVALGALKIDAADRDVFLKKLQGVINAIAATRPTARNLFFALERMKNAASSAKSAARLKKALTDEAVKIHREEAEATRRLSLAGAGLLPDGWTVLTHCNTGPLATGGEGTALGIITTAVKQGKKLHVIATETRPLLQGARLTAWELQKAGVPVTLITDSMAGHFLRLGKIDCVITGADRIAANGDTANKIGTYTLAVLAHENKVPFYIAAPVSTIDPALKTGGEIPIEERRPEEVTRFQDIPTAPEGVSAFNPAFDVTPHQYITAIITDRGIIGKPYREGIKNILSKGDTP comes from the coding sequence GTGAGCAGTGGGAAAAACGGCGGGGCGAAACCCGCTAACGCGGCTTATCAGCCGATAGCCTGGCTCGGCGACCGGCTCAGAATCCTCGACCAGACCCGTCTCCCCGGCGAGGAAATCTACCTGGAGCTGGAGAGCTACCGCGCCGTGGCCGCCGCCATCATGGAGCTTAAAATACGCGGCGCGCCGGCCATCGGCATTGCCGGCGGCTACGCCGTCGCCCTGGGGGCGTTGAAAATAGACGCCGCGGATAGAGATGTTTTCCTGAAAAAACTCCAGGGCGTTATCAACGCTATTGCCGCCACCCGTCCCACCGCCCGCAATCTCTTCTTCGCCCTGGAACGCATGAAAAATGCCGCCTCCAGCGCTAAAAGCGCCGCCCGGCTCAAGAAAGCTTTGACCGATGAAGCGGTGAAAATCCACCGGGAGGAAGCGGAAGCCACCCGGCGCTTAAGTCTGGCCGGGGCGGGGCTGCTGCCAGACGGCTGGACGGTCCTGACGCACTGCAATACCGGCCCGCTGGCCACCGGCGGGGAAGGCACCGCGCTGGGCATCATCACTACTGCCGTTAAACAGGGTAAAAAGCTGCATGTAATCGCCACCGAGACCCGCCCGCTGCTCCAGGGGGCGCGGCTGACCGCCTGGGAACTGCAAAAAGCCGGCGTGCCGGTAACGCTGATTACGGACTCCATGGCGGGGCATTTCCTGCGACTGGGGAAAATAGACTGCGTTATCACCGGCGCGGACCGCATCGCCGCCAACGGGGATACCGCCAACAAGATCGGCACCTACACGCTGGCGGTGCTGGCGCACGAAAACAAAGTCCCCTTCTACATCGCCGCCCCTGTTTCCACCATCGACCCCGCCCTGAAAACCGGCGGGGAAATCCCCATCGAGGAGCGGCGCCCGGAGGAAGTGACCCGCTTCCAGGACATCCCCACCGCGCCGGAGGGCGTCAGCGCTTTCAACCCCGCCTTCGATGTTACCCCCCACCAGTACATTACCGCCATTATCACGGACCGGGGCATTATCGGGAAGCCCTACCGTGAAGGCATAAAGAATATTTTGAGCAAAGGAGACACGCCATGA
- a CDS encoding PAC2 family protein, which yields MSDIIKVTARPKLKAPNLLAAWPGIGNVAMIIANYLKAKLPFKELGYLEPSYFFDPIGVLVRENVVEEPNFPQSDFFYWKNAPGGQDLILFIGDDQPAAKGYELAHCILDVGQRFGVERIYTCAAAITRIHHTEPPKVWGVATSHLVSTDLRAYNLERASNLQIAGLNGLLLGVAKEREIDGICLLGEVPVYASRVPNPMAALAVLKVLSGMIGVKIDLAELAKMAVEAGERIKQVAAQAMEEYIDYFTEPIWERGEEDDEGQEEN from the coding sequence ATGAGTGACATTATTAAAGTCACCGCCCGGCCCAAGCTTAAAGCGCCCAACCTCCTGGCCGCCTGGCCCGGCATCGGCAACGTGGCCATGATTATCGCCAACTATTTGAAAGCCAAGCTCCCCTTCAAAGAGCTGGGCTACCTGGAGCCGTCCTATTTCTTCGACCCCATCGGCGTGCTGGTGCGGGAAAACGTCGTGGAGGAACCCAATTTTCCCCAGAGCGACTTCTTCTACTGGAAGAACGCCCCCGGCGGCCAGGACCTGATACTGTTCATCGGGGACGACCAGCCGGCCGCCAAGGGCTACGAGCTTGCCCACTGCATCCTGGACGTGGGGCAGCGGTTCGGGGTGGAGCGCATTTACACCTGCGCCGCGGCCATCACCCGCATCCACCATACGGAGCCGCCCAAGGTCTGGGGCGTGGCCACCAGCCACCTCGTGTCCACTGATTTGCGCGCCTATAACCTGGAACGCGCCAGCAACCTGCAAATAGCCGGGCTGAACGGGCTGCTGCTGGGGGTGGCTAAAGAAAGGGAAATCGACGGCATCTGCCTGCTGGGCGAGGTGCCCGTTTATGCCAGCCGCGTGCCCAATCCCATGGCGGCGTTGGCGGTGCTTAAAGTGTTATCCGGCATGATCGGCGTGAAAATAGACCTGGCCGAGCTGGCGAAAATGGCCGTGGAAGCCGGGGAAAGAATCAAGCAGGTAGCCGCCCAGGCCATGGAAGAGTATATTGACTACTTCACCGAACCTATATGGGAGCGTGGTGAAGAAGATGACGAAGGACAAGAGGAAAATTAG
- a CDS encoding TldD/PmbA family protein produces MPDIDAAAGDLAPELKKRNADYLEARFEESQTSHITFRGKGIESIGRATASGGNVRALVKGGWGFTSFNEMDKLPDRVALAIEQARYAGSGKSQLAPVEPAVDNVPGGVTDNPVDIPLAAKKRLLDEYNEIIWSIPQIQTSSIGYADSRKKVIFLNSEGSFITQERVDVTLHLAAIAAKDGEVQQVSISVGSLGNYKAIQGLHEQAKEIAQNAVALLSAPQAKGGEYTVVLDPILAGVFAHEAFGHLSESDFVYENDKLREVMKLGKQFGGEDLNIVDSASDPAGLRGSYKYDDEGVRSVKTYLIREGKLAGRLHSRETAAKMNEKPSGNARAINYRYPPIVRMTNTYIEPGNVSFNDMIADIKEGIYARKWYGGMTSMEMFTFSAGEAYMIRNGKIAEAIRPIMLSGNVFNTLKNIDAIGNDLDMNQGGGCGKGGQSPLPVSNGSPHIRIRHCLVGGK; encoded by the coding sequence ATGCCGGATATTGATGCTGCCGCCGGAGACCTCGCTCCGGAACTAAAGAAGCGTAACGCTGACTACCTGGAAGCCCGCTTCGAGGAAAGCCAGACCAGCCACATCACTTTCCGCGGCAAGGGGATAGAATCTATCGGCCGCGCCACCGCCTCCGGGGGGAACGTGAGGGCTTTAGTTAAGGGGGGGTGGGGCTTCACCAGCTTCAACGAGATGGACAAACTGCCCGACCGCGTTGCCCTGGCGATAGAGCAGGCGCGGTACGCCGGTAGCGGTAAAAGCCAACTGGCGCCGGTAGAGCCGGCGGTGGATAATGTCCCCGGCGGCGTTACGGATAACCCGGTGGACATCCCGCTGGCGGCCAAGAAACGCCTGCTGGACGAATATAATGAAATCATCTGGAGCATCCCCCAGATCCAGACCTCCAGCATCGGCTACGCGGACAGCCGCAAGAAAGTCATCTTTTTGAACTCGGAAGGCAGCTTCATCACCCAGGAAAGGGTGGATGTCACCCTGCACCTGGCGGCCATCGCCGCTAAAGACGGTGAAGTACAGCAGGTGAGCATCAGCGTAGGCAGCCTGGGGAACTATAAGGCGATACAGGGGCTCCACGAGCAGGCCAAGGAGATTGCGCAGAACGCCGTGGCGCTGCTTTCCGCGCCGCAGGCCAAAGGCGGCGAATACACGGTGGTGCTGGACCCCATCCTGGCGGGTGTTTTCGCGCATGAAGCCTTCGGGCACCTCTCGGAGTCAGACTTCGTTTACGAGAACGATAAGCTGCGCGAGGTAATGAAGCTGGGCAAGCAGTTCGGCGGGGAGGACCTTAATATCGTGGACTCGGCGTCGGACCCGGCGGGGCTGCGGGGCAGCTATAAATATGACGACGAGGGTGTGCGCTCGGTGAAGACCTACCTCATCCGGGAGGGAAAGCTTGCCGGCCGACTGCATTCGCGGGAGACCGCCGCCAAAATGAATGAAAAACCCAGCGGCAACGCGCGCGCCATCAACTACCGCTACCCGCCTATCGTGCGCATGACCAATACCTATATCGAGCCGGGGAACGTTTCCTTTAACGATATGATAGCGGACATTAAAGAGGGCATTTACGCCCGCAAATGGTACGGCGGCATGACCAGCATGGAGATGTTTACCTTCTCCGCCGGCGAGGCCTACATGATACGCAACGGTAAAATCGCCGAGGCTATCCGCCCCATCATGCTGAGCGGTAACGTTTTCAACACTTTGAAAAATATTGACGCCATCGGCAACGATCTGGATATGAACCAGGGCGGCGGCTGCGGCAAGGGCGGGCAAAGCCCCCTGCCGGTATCCAACGGCAGCCCGCATATCCGCATCCGTCATTGCCTGGTCGGAGGTAAATAA
- a CDS encoding 3-hydroxyacyl-CoA dehydrogenase NAD-binding domain-containing protein, translating to MAIKKVFVIGAGQMGNGIAQVTAQAGYDVIMSDIKDEFVKKGMDTISKSLDRGVKKGTMTEADKAAIMARIKTTTDNKDAKDADLVVEAAPEIMDLKKSIFKQLDTICKPDAILASNTSSLPISEIATAVKNPARFIGIHFMNPVPVMKGVEVIIGKKTSDATLAAAKEYIQKIGKESCEAQDHAGFIVSRLVDALMNEAFWCIMDGNKPAEIDKAIKFCLNHPMGPLELCDLAGADTVLHGLETMNEEFGERLKPAPILEDMVKAGKLGRKTGKGFYDYTQK from the coding sequence ATGGCTATCAAAAAAGTATTTGTTATCGGGGCGGGGCAAATGGGTAACGGCATCGCGCAGGTGACTGCCCAGGCCGGCTACGACGTTATCATGTCCGATATCAAGGACGAGTTCGTCAAGAAGGGCATGGACACCATCAGCAAGAGCCTTGATAGGGGAGTCAAGAAGGGCACGATGACGGAAGCGGATAAAGCCGCCATCATGGCGCGCATCAAGACCACCACGGATAACAAAGATGCCAAAGACGCCGACCTGGTTGTCGAAGCGGCGCCGGAAATAATGGATTTAAAGAAAAGCATTTTCAAGCAGCTCGATACAATTTGTAAGCCGGACGCCATCCTGGCTTCCAATACTTCCTCCCTTCCCATTAGCGAAATCGCTACCGCAGTAAAAAATCCCGCAAGGTTCATTGGTATTCACTTTATGAACCCGGTGCCGGTAATGAAGGGCGTCGAGGTTATCATAGGCAAGAAGACCTCCGATGCTACCCTGGCAGCCGCCAAAGAATACATCCAGAAAATCGGCAAAGAGTCATGTGAAGCCCAGGACCACGCCGGATTTATCGTTTCCCGCCTGGTAGATGCATTGATGAACGAAGCTTTCTGGTGCATTATGGACGGCAACAAGCCGGCAGAAATAGACAAAGCCATCAAGTTCTGCCTTAATCACCCGATGGGCCCGCTGGAGCTGTGCGATTTAGCCGGTGCCGATACGGTACTGCACGGGCTGGAAACCATGAACGAAGAGTTCGGCGAGCGGCTTAAGCCCGCCCCGATTTTGGAAGACATGGTCAAGGCCGGGAAACTCGGCCGCAAGACCGGCAAAGGCTTTTACGACTATACCCAGAAATAG
- a CDS encoding enoyl-CoA hydratase-related protein, producing MTYSTLLFTKKDGIGTVSLNRPDKLNALNSTVYTELYDVFESIENDDEVRAVILTGSGEKAFAAGSDVAEMQNMGPLEIQKFMATIRKASDFIYALTKPTIAVIHGYALGGGNELAMCCDLRICSEKARFGQPEINLGLIPGAGGTQRLTRLIGAAKAKEMIYTGDMIDAATALSLGLVNKVVPPEKLMEEGMAIAAKLASKSGPVLAAAKMAINTGVDTDMGSGLSMEIKCNAVCFATHDRKEGMDAFLEKRKAVFTNK from the coding sequence GTGACCTACAGTACTTTACTCTTCACCAAGAAAGACGGCATCGGCACCGTTTCCCTCAACCGCCCGGACAAGCTCAATGCCCTCAACAGCACCGTTTACACCGAGCTATATGATGTTTTTGAGTCCATTGAGAACGACGACGAAGTCAGGGCGGTTATCCTGACCGGCTCCGGCGAAAAGGCCTTCGCCGCCGGTTCCGATGTCGCCGAAATGCAGAACATGGGACCTCTGGAAATCCAGAAATTCATGGCCACCATCCGCAAGGCGTCAGATTTTATCTACGCGCTGACCAAGCCCACCATCGCCGTCATTCACGGCTACGCCCTGGGCGGCGGCAACGAGCTGGCCATGTGCTGCGACCTGCGCATCTGCTCGGAAAAAGCGCGGTTCGGCCAGCCGGAAATAAACCTGGGGCTTATCCCCGGCGCCGGCGGCACGCAGCGCCTGACCCGTCTCATCGGCGCGGCCAAGGCCAAGGAAATGATTTACACGGGAGACATGATCGACGCCGCCACCGCCCTCAGCCTGGGGCTGGTCAATAAAGTGGTGCCGCCGGAAAAGCTGATGGAAGAAGGCATGGCCATAGCCGCCAAGCTGGCAAGCAAGAGCGGCCCGGTACTGGCGGCGGCCAAGATGGCTATTAACACCGGCGTGGACACGGACATGGGCTCCGGCCTGAGCATGGAAATCAAGTGCAATGCCGTGTGCTTTGCCACCCACGACCGCAAAGAAGGCATGGACGCTTTCCTGGAAAAGAGGAAAGCCGTATTCACGAATAAATAG
- a CDS encoding nuclear transport factor 2 family protein — translation MTVESRLEALEKEVKSLKRKVKARDKQLQTLRDIEDIKKLQCAYGYYLEHWMGEEIVDCFSRSEEVSGTFVEGTYKGQAGIRKYFHPGRDVPPEFLHMVMQVSPVITVEPNGKKACGRWYGYGTILSRPTLPLDPAYMAVIYEMDYVKEDGVWKILKLRLLMHYAYTSGKTPQGPPESSAKDAPAAPPARLSPDEWAEFDTEYPSGYIYPFHFKHPVTGKPTTEARRNAALKLKPNRYKTQG, via the coding sequence ATGACGGTGGAATCCAGACTGGAAGCACTGGAAAAAGAGGTAAAGTCGCTCAAGCGAAAGGTCAAAGCCAGAGACAAGCAGCTGCAAACGCTGCGGGACATCGAGGACATCAAGAAATTACAGTGCGCTTACGGCTATTACCTGGAGCACTGGATGGGCGAAGAAATCGTCGACTGCTTTTCCAGGAGCGAAGAGGTCTCCGGCACCTTTGTCGAGGGCACCTATAAGGGGCAGGCGGGCATCCGGAAATACTTTCACCCGGGCCGCGATGTGCCGCCGGAGTTCCTGCACATGGTGATGCAGGTATCGCCGGTGATTACCGTCGAGCCCAACGGCAAAAAAGCCTGCGGCCGGTGGTACGGCTACGGCACGATTCTATCGCGCCCCACCCTTCCCCTGGACCCCGCTTACATGGCCGTCATCTACGAGATGGACTATGTCAAGGAAGACGGCGTCTGGAAGATACTCAAGCTGCGCCTGCTGATGCACTACGCCTATACCTCCGGCAAAACGCCGCAGGGGCCGCCGGAAAGCTCTGCGAAAGACGCCCCCGCCGCGCCGCCCGCCCGGCTTTCCCCGGATGAGTGGGCGGAGTTCGACACCGAGTACCCCTCCGGCTATATCTATCCCTTCCACTTCAAACACCCGGTGACGGGCAAACCCACCACGGAAGCCAGGCGCAACGCCGCGCTGAAACTCAAGCCGAACCGGTACAAGACTCAGGGATAA
- a CDS encoding TldD/PmbA family protein, translated as MEQILDRAKKVAAEAEVYQVSSEETQVKFESNRLKQLQTSQSTSLALRIIKDGSTGYATTTGDCDAQRLVKDAVETAAFGTEAKFQLPGALKYPAIDIYDKAVEAVAIKDMVALGQEMVDAVTGHTPGIMCEGGVSRGIITVRLINSRGGRAEYKKSFFSLEIEGNLVNDTDMLFVGEGDSSCHPLSDPHKVTDLVLRQLDMAKERAKSPTKTLPVIFTSNGVAGALILPLLSAFNGKVVFEGASPLGGKLGKAVFDKKFSLTDDPLAAYRPGSRPCDDEGVASQRTPLVNKGTVKNFLYDLQTAALAGKKSTGNGSRNRGGLPAPSASALVVTPGKTTFDDMVSDIKEGLVIEQLLGAGQGNMLGGDFSGNVLLGYKIEKGKIVGRVKDTMVSGNVYRLFKDIAAIGSETRWVSGFLQTPPFYCQGLSVSSKG; from the coding sequence ATGGAACAAATCCTGGACCGGGCAAAAAAAGTCGCCGCGGAAGCGGAAGTCTATCAGGTCTCCTCGGAAGAGACGCAGGTCAAGTTCGAGTCCAACCGCCTCAAACAGCTCCAGACCAGCCAGTCCACCAGCCTCGCCCTGCGCATTATCAAGGACGGCAGTACCGGCTACGCCACCACCACCGGCGACTGTGACGCGCAGCGGCTGGTAAAAGACGCGGTGGAGACCGCCGCTTTCGGGACGGAAGCCAAATTCCAGCTGCCCGGCGCGCTAAAATACCCGGCCATAGATATTTATGATAAAGCGGTGGAAGCCGTAGCCATTAAAGATATGGTAGCGCTCGGCCAGGAGATGGTGGACGCCGTTACCGGCCACACGCCCGGCATTATGTGCGAGGGCGGCGTCAGCCGCGGCATTATCACCGTCCGCCTCATTAACTCGCGGGGAGGCCGGGCGGAATATAAAAAAAGCTTTTTCAGCCTGGAAATAGAAGGCAACCTGGTCAATGATACGGACATGCTTTTCGTGGGGGAGGGCGATAGCTCCTGCCACCCCTTATCCGACCCTCATAAAGTGACGGACCTGGTGCTCCGGCAGCTGGACATGGCCAAAGAACGGGCGAAATCGCCCACTAAAACGCTGCCGGTAATCTTTACGTCCAACGGCGTGGCCGGCGCCCTGATACTGCCCCTTTTATCCGCCTTTAACGGCAAGGTCGTCTTTGAAGGCGCTTCCCCCCTTGGCGGCAAGCTGGGTAAGGCGGTCTTTGACAAAAAATTCAGCCTCACGGACGACCCGCTGGCCGCCTACCGGCCCGGCAGCCGCCCCTGTGACGATGAGGGCGTGGCCAGCCAGCGCACCCCGCTGGTAAACAAGGGCACGGTCAAAAATTTCCTGTATGACTTGCAGACGGCGGCCCTGGCCGGCAAAAAGAGCACCGGCAACGGCAGCCGGAATCGCGGCGGTCTGCCCGCCCCATCGGCCAGCGCTCTGGTGGTAACGCCGGGCAAAACCACCTTCGACGATATGGTGAGCGATATCAAAGAGGGGCTGGTCATCGAGCAGCTCCTGGGGGCGGGGCAGGGCAATATGCTGGGCGGGGATTTCAGCGGCAATGTGCTGCTCGGCTATAAAATAGAAAAAGGTAAAATCGTGGGGAGGGTGAAGGACACCATGGTCTCCGGCAACGTGTACCGGCTGTTCAAAGACATAGCCGCCATCGGCAGCGAGACGCGCTGGGTCAGCGGCTTTTTACAGACCCCGCCCTTCTACTGCCAGGGGCTATCGGTGTCAAGTAAGGGGTAA
- a CDS encoding class I SAM-dependent methyltransferase — protein MEKAVKSKGWDWSKVSGEHFSRTADEFLPVALRWRELGKKTVLDLGCGRGRHSLFLAEMGFDVTATDISPQGITQLKEEAGKRGLDGKIKTLVCDMLELPFPAKSFDAVLAFLSITHTDYAGLQKAIARVADMLTPSGRFYVTFNSKSSDAFNHPSNKKIDSYTIIKQHGLEKDIPHTYLERDDIISLLAGFEILKMQQIQDYYDTRISTHFFVEAEKKN, from the coding sequence GTGGAGAAAGCGGTAAAATCCAAGGGCTGGGACTGGTCCAAGGTATCCGGGGAGCACTTTAGCCGGACCGCGGACGAGTTCCTGCCCGTGGCCTTGAGGTGGCGGGAGCTTGGCAAGAAGACCGTCCTCGACCTCGGCTGCGGGAGAGGGCGTCATTCCCTGTTCCTGGCGGAAATGGGATTTGACGTCACCGCCACGGATATCTCTCCACAGGGCATAACCCAGTTGAAAGAGGAAGCGGGGAAAAGGGGGCTGGACGGGAAAATCAAGACACTCGTGTGCGACATGCTGGAGCTTCCCTTCCCGGCTAAATCGTTCGACGCGGTGCTGGCTTTCCTCTCCATCACCCACACGGATTACGCCGGACTGCAAAAAGCGATAGCCCGGGTGGCCGATATGCTTACGCCGTCCGGCCGGTTCTACGTGACCTTCAACTCCAAAAGCTCCGATGCTTTCAACCACCCGTCCAATAAAAAGATAGACAGCTACACTATCATCAAGCAACACGGTTTGGAGAAAGATATTCCCCATACCTACCTGGAGCGCGATGATATTATCAGTCTCCTGGCGGGCTTTGAAATCCTGAAGATGCAACAAATCCAGGACTACTACGATACCCGTATCAGCACCCACTTCTTCGTGGAAGCGGAAAAGAAAAACTGA
- a CDS encoding GNAT family protein, translating to MTKDKRKISFSRYLPFLCMKQRKNDTLAGLKPLRGSVITGGKIRLREKKLSDVRNDYLWQSDPELAKLDAASVLIMSFSIYLLDYASVLHQQDNYRFPLAIETPDGKHIGNCTCYDINEKKSEAQVGIMIGDRDYWNKGYGADAINTMVDHIFDNTGLGRLYLKTLDWNTRAQACFTKCGFTPCGHLKRNSHNFLLMELKREQWEKRRGETR from the coding sequence ATGACGAAGGACAAGAGGAAAATTAGCTTTTCCCGCTATCTGCCTTTCCTGTGTATGAAACAGCGTAAAAACGATACCCTTGCCGGTCTCAAACCCTTGCGCGGCAGCGTCATTACCGGCGGCAAAATCAGGCTCCGCGAAAAGAAGCTATCGGACGTCCGCAACGATTACCTCTGGCAATCGGACCCCGAGCTGGCCAAGCTGGATGCCGCCTCCGTGCTCATCATGTCCTTTTCCATCTACCTGCTGGACTACGCCTCCGTGCTGCACCAGCAGGACAATTACCGCTTCCCCCTGGCCATAGAGACCCCGGACGGCAAGCACATCGGCAACTGCACCTGCTATGACATCAATGAAAAGAAAAGCGAGGCGCAGGTAGGCATTATGATCGGCGACCGCGATTACTGGAATAAAGGCTACGGCGCCGACGCGATAAACACCATGGTGGACCATATTTTCGATAATACCGGCCTGGGCCGGCTCTACCTAAAGACGCTGGACTGGAATACGCGGGCGCAAGCGTGCTTTACCAAATGCGGCTTTACACCCTGCGGCCATCTCAAGCGCAACAGCCACAACTTCCTGTTGATGGAGCTAAAACGTGAGCAGTGGGAAAAACGGCGGGGCGAAACCCGCTAA